In one window of Mauremys reevesii isolate NIE-2019 linkage group 22, ASM1616193v1, whole genome shotgun sequence DNA:
- the NUMBL gene encoding numb-like protein yields the protein MNKLRQSLRRKKPAYVPEASRPHQWQADEEAVRRGKCSFPVRYLGHVEVEESRGMHVCEEAVKKLKTSGRKSVKSVLWVSADGLRVVDEKTKDLIVDQTIEKVSFCAPDRNFDKAFSYICRDGTTRRWICHCFLALKDSGERLSHAVGCAFAACLERKQKREKECGVTASFDANRTSFAREGSFRAPAASQPAQRQLVLRQIQDRKKEAAPAAAPTAPPPPAHPGSDTPPQGATSPAEKGEGGPPHAIPRRHAPLEQLVRQGSFRGFPALSQKNSPFKRQLSLRLSDLPSTLQRKGDFQARGAVPELESTPTGDSDGISALCSQIDASFAHPPADPFSPTAANGTASPPAGLPQGPAAWGEPGVGAPSQAPSFQPGHKRTPSEAERWLEEAAQTAKAQQVAVPAALPATLPPYPVSYDAAPAPLGMFLPPSQPWPRAAPRGGSQMVPTSAQLPPRMGARPAPSPLLCWALRCPPQARPKPGSAAPWAPESGQPGALAPPPPTARPGPKPDPFEAQWAALGTKPPGGADPGNPFAGDLQKTFEIEL from the exons ATGAACAAGCTGCGGCAGAGCCTGCGGCGGAAGAAGCCGGCCTACGTGCCCGAGGCCAGCCGGCCCCACCAGTGGCAGGCGGACGAGGAGGCCGTGCGCCGGGGCAAGTGCAGCTTCCCCGTGCGG TACCTGGGCCACGTGGAGGTGGAGGAGTCGCGGGGGATGCACGTGTGCGAAGAGGCCGTGAAGAAGCTGAAAACA AGCGGGCGCAAGTCGGTGAAGTCGGTTCTGTGGGTGTCGGCCGATGGGCTGCGGGTCGTGGACGAGAAAACAAAG gaTCTCATCGTGGACCAGACCATTGAGAAGGTTTCGTTCTGCGCCCCCGACCGCAACTTCGACAAGGCCTTTTCCTACATCTGCCGCGACGGCACCACCCGCCGCTGGATCTGCCACTGCTTCCTGGCCCTCAAGGACTCG GGCGAGCGCCTGAGCCACGCCGTGGGCTGCGCCTTCGCGGCCTGCCTGGAGCGCAAGCAGAAGCGGGAGAAGGAGTGTGGGGTGACGGCCTCCTTCGACGCCAACCGCACCAGCTTCGCCCGCGAGGGCTCCTTCCGCGCCCCggctgccagccagcccgccCAGCGCCAGCTCGTGCTGCGCCAGATCCAGGACAGGAAGAAAG AggctgccccagctgctgcccccacggcgccccccccccccgcccacccggGCAGCGACACCCCACCACAGGGGGCCACGTCGCCGgcggagaagggggaggggggccccCCGCACGCCATCCCGCGCCGCCACGCGCCCCTGGAGCAGCTGGTGCGCCAGGGCTCCTTCCGCGGCTTCCCCGCCCTCAGCCAGAAGAACTCGCCCTTCAAACGCCAGCTCTCGCTGCGGCTCAGCGACCTGCCCTCCACCCTGCAGCGCAAGGGCGACTTCCAGGCCAGGGGCGCCG tgccagAGCTGGAATCGACCCCAACCGGTGACAGCGACGGGATCAGCGCCCTCTGCAGCCAGATTGACGCCTCCTTCGCCCACCCGCCCGCCGACCCCTTCAGCCCCACAGCCGCCAACGGCACCGCCTCCCCCCCCGCGGGGCTCCCCCAAG GGCCGGCGGCCTGGGGCGAGCCCGGGGTGGGGGCCCCTTCGCAGGCCCCCTCATTCCAGCCCGGACACAAGCGGACCCCGTCGGAGGCCGAGCGCTGGCTGGAGGAGGCGGCCCAGACGGCCAAGGCCCAGCAGGTGGCCGTGCCTGCGGCCCTGCCCGCCACGCTGCCCCCCTACCCCGTGAGCTACGACGCCGCGCCCGCCCCCCTGGGCATGTTCCTGCCGCCCAGCCAGCCGTGGCCTCGTGCAGCGCCCCGTGGTGGGTCCCAGATGGTGCCAACGTCTGCCCAGCTGCCGCCTCGAATGGGGGCAAGGccggccccttcccccctgctctgctgggccCTGCGCTGCCCTCCCCAGGCCCGCCCCAAGCCCGGCAGCGCTGCCCCCTGGGCCCCAGAGTCAGGCCAGCCGGGGGCcctggcccctccgccccccaccgCCCGCCCCGGGCCCAAGCCGGACCCCTTTGAGGCGCAGTGGGCGGCGCTGGGGACCAAGCCCCCCGGGGGGGCCGACCCGGGCAACCCCTTCGCCGGAGACCTGCAGAAAACATTTGAGATCGAGctgtga